In the Neofelis nebulosa isolate mNeoNeb1 chromosome 11, mNeoNeb1.pri, whole genome shotgun sequence genome, one interval contains:
- the MTRFR gene encoding mitochondrial translation release factor in rescue codes for MHLLQWFLLPQKVAGGRPRLQPGPQQAELLSMSTSGFFRWPAPLARMCTAPWGLGLRGKPALLAPGAAVTAVQMAGRRDRPALLPPLDESDLEEQFVKGHGPGGQATNKTSNCVVLKHIPSGIVVKCHQTRSVDQNRKLARIILQEKVDIFYNGENSLVYKEKREAEKKKQEKKKRAKETLERKKLLKELWESSKNVH; via the exons ATGCACCTTCTGCAGTGGTTCCTGTTACCCCAGAAAGTGGCGGGTGGGAGACCACGTCTGCAGCCAG GTCCTCAACAAGCAGAGCTCCTCTCCATGAGTACCTCGGGTTTCTTTCGTTGGCCCGCACCGCTGGCCAGAATGTGCACGGCGCCGTGGGGACTCGGGCTTCGGGGGAAGCCAGCGCTGTTAGCCCCGGGAGCGGCAGTCACCGCGGTCCAGATGGCAGGCAGGAGAGACCGCCCCGCTCTGCTGCCTCCCCTGGATGAGAGTGACCTTGAAGAGCAGTTCGTGAAAGGGCACGGTCCGGGGGGCCAGGCAACCAACAAAACCAGCAACTGTGTGGTGCTGAAGCACATCCCCTCGGGCATCGTCGTCAAG TGCCATCAGACGAGATCAGTCGATCAGAACAGAAAGCTAGCCCGGATAATCCTACAAGAGAAAGTGGATATTTTCTACAACGGCGAAAACAGTCTTGTTTACAAAGAAAAAcgggaggcagagaagaaaaagcaagagaagaaaaaaagagcaaaggaaactctagaaagaaagaaactcctgAAAGAACTGTGGGAATCAAGTAAAAACGTCCACTGA
- the CDK2AP1 gene encoding cyclin-dependent kinase 2-associated protein 1 isoform X3 gives MATSSQYRQLLSDYGPPSLGYTQGTGNSQVPQSKYAELLAIIEELGKEIRPTYAGSKSAMERLKRGIIHARGLVRECLAETERNARS, from the exons ATGGCGACGTCCTCACAGTACCGCCAGCTGCTGAGCGACTACGGGCCACCGTCTTTAGGCTACACTCAG GGAACTGGgaacagccaggtgccccaaagcaaaTATGCTGAGCTGCTGGCCATCATCGAGGAGCTGGGGAAAGAGATCAGGCCCACCTATGCGGGGAGTAAGAGCGCCATGGAGAGACTAAAACGAG gcATCATTCATGCCAGAGGACTGGTTCGAGAGTGCTTGGCTGAAACGGAGCGGAATGCCAGATCCTAG
- the CDK2AP1 gene encoding cyclin-dependent kinase 2-associated protein 1 isoform X1, whose protein sequence is MPHQAVLSQEQKRVWRHRGKKWWRRVEGAEELGKDGRKALEARRQRQQRRREEQGTGNSQVPQSKYAELLAIIEELGKEIRPTYAGSKSAMERLKRGIIHARGLVRECLAETERNARS, encoded by the exons ATGCCCCACCAGGCCGTGCTGTCCCAGGAGCAGAAGCGGGTGTGGCGCCACCGCGGGAAGAAGTGGTGGCGGCGTGTGGAGGGCGCTGAGGAGCTGGGCAAGGACGGGAGGAAGGCCCTGGAGGCCAGGAGGCAGAggcagcagaggaggagggaggagcag GGAACTGGgaacagccaggtgccccaaagcaaaTATGCTGAGCTGCTGGCCATCATCGAGGAGCTGGGGAAAGAGATCAGGCCCACCTATGCGGGGAGTAAGAGCGCCATGGAGAGACTAAAACGAG gcATCATTCATGCCAGAGGACTGGTTCGAGAGTGCTTGGCTGAAACGGAGCGGAATGCCAGATCCTAG